In a genomic window of Gloeocapsopsis dulcis:
- a CDS encoding response regulator → MNKIRVALIEDHDLTRVGIRTALQQRQEIEVVGEAANAGEGLKLLQISHPDIAIVDIGLPDKDGIELTRQIKASQDSEDDSNTKVLILTLRDNKEAVLAAFAAGADSYCMKDISFDNLLEALRVTHGGNSWIDPAIARIVLQQAKETPEATEPATIDSKTVAINAADAEYDQMIAAYPLTERELEVLQLIVEGCSNAVIAEKLYITVGTVKTHVRNILNKLCADDRTQAAVRALRSGLVG, encoded by the coding sequence ATGAATAAAATTCGTGTTGCTCTAATTGAAGACCATGACCTCACCCGTGTAGGTATTCGTACAGCCCTGCAACAGCGACAGGAGATTGAAGTGGTTGGAGAAGCTGCTAATGCTGGTGAAGGGTTGAAACTATTACAAATCAGCCATCCTGATATTGCCATTGTTGACATTGGCTTACCTGACAAAGATGGCATTGAACTTACACGGCAAATCAAAGCAAGTCAAGACAGTGAGGATGATAGCAACACCAAAGTATTGATTTTAACGTTACGCGATAACAAAGAAGCTGTGCTAGCAGCATTTGCTGCAGGTGCTGACTCTTATTGTATGAAGGATATTAGTTTTGACAACTTACTAGAAGCATTACGGGTAACGCATGGTGGTAACTCTTGGATCGATCCAGCGATCGCACGGATTGTTCTCCAACAAGCCAAAGAAACTCCTGAAGCTACAGAGCCAGCCACTATAGATAGCAAAACAGTTGCAATTAATGCTGCTGATGCAGAATATGACCAGATGATTGCTGCTTACCCGCTGACGGAAAGAGAACTTGAGGTGTTACAACTAATCGTTGAAGGTTGCAGTAATGCAGTGATTGCAGAGAAGCTATATATCACTGTAGGCACAGTGAAAACTCATGTACGCAACATTCTTAATAAGCTTTGTGCTGATGACCGTACTCAAGCTGCCGTTCGCGCATTACGTTCTGGCTTAGTAGGGTAA
- the queG gene encoding tRNA epoxyqueuosine(34) reductase QueG codes for MDIDTSWIKQKALELGFHRVGIASVDDGTSESQHLQAWLALGYQADMAWMANPKRQNIQLVMPDVRSLICVALNYYTPHQRPSDTKYAKISRYGWGRDYHKVLHKKLKLLSHWLEAQVQGIQVRYYADTGPVQDKVWAQKAGIGWIAKNGNVITREYGSWVFLGEILTNLNLTPDQPHTEHCGNCTRCLDACPTNAITQPFVVDANRCIAYHTIENRGEKLPEAVASQLHGWVAGCDICQDVCPWNQRFAKETDVAEFQPYPWNIAPTLAELAETSDAEWNERFPASALRRIKPEMLRRNAKANL; via the coding sequence ATTGATATCGATACGTCTTGGATCAAACAGAAAGCCCTAGAACTGGGATTTCATCGAGTGGGTATTGCATCTGTTGATGATGGCACATCAGAAAGTCAACATTTACAAGCATGGCTAGCACTTGGGTATCAAGCAGATATGGCATGGATGGCAAACCCTAAGCGACAAAACATCCAATTGGTTATGCCAGACGTGCGATCGCTAATTTGTGTTGCCTTAAACTACTACACTCCACACCAGCGCCCTTCAGATACTAAATATGCCAAGATATCGCGTTATGGCTGGGGTAGGGATTATCATAAAGTTTTACACAAAAAGCTGAAGTTGCTGAGTCACTGGTTAGAAGCACAAGTACAAGGAATTCAAGTACGTTACTATGCTGATACAGGTCCAGTACAAGATAAAGTGTGGGCACAGAAAGCAGGAATTGGTTGGATTGCCAAGAATGGCAATGTCATCACACGCGAATATGGTTCTTGGGTGTTTCTGGGCGAAATCTTGACTAACCTAAACTTAACTCCCGATCAGCCTCATACGGAACATTGCGGCAACTGTACGCGCTGTCTTGATGCTTGTCCGACAAATGCTATTACACAGCCATTTGTTGTAGATGCAAATCGTTGTATCGCTTATCATACAATTGAGAATCGGGGTGAAAAATTACCCGAAGCAGTAGCATCGCAACTCCACGGTTGGGTTGCTGGTTGTGATATCTGCCAAGACGTTTGCCCCTGGAATCAGCGTTTTGCTAAAGAAACAGATGTAGCAGAATTTCAGCCTTATCCCTGGAATATTGCCCCTACATTAGCAGAACTTGCTGAGACTTCTGATGCCGAGTGGAACGAGCGATTTCCAGCTTCAGCACTACGGCGGATTAAACCAGAAATGTTACGGCGAAACGCTAAAGCAAATCTGTAG
- a CDS encoding orange carotenoid protein N-terminal domain-containing protein produces MTYTTESASTIFSNRFDSSTQFADAVPATVALFKRLSVNDQLALLWYAYTEMGRSITPAAPGAARLQLAEGLLSQLKNMSHAEQLQAMRDLAANRNTAISRSYGVLSTNTKLAFWYELSVLMEQGIVVPMPPGYQPSSSVTEVLDAIKSLDFGQQITVLRNTVVDMGVDPLAD; encoded by the coding sequence ATGACATACACAACAGAGTCAGCTTCAACTATCTTTTCTAACCGCTTCGATTCGAGCACCCAATTTGCTGACGCCGTGCCTGCCACCGTAGCTTTATTCAAGCGCCTCAGTGTGAACGATCAGCTAGCGTTACTTTGGTACGCATACACGGAAATGGGACGCTCAATTACACCTGCAGCCCCTGGTGCAGCCCGTCTACAGTTAGCCGAAGGGCTACTAAGTCAGCTCAAAAATATGTCCCATGCTGAGCAGTTGCAGGCTATGCGTGATTTGGCAGCAAACAGAAATACTGCAATCAGCCGTTCCTATGGAGTTTTAAGCACAAATACTAAACTAGCTTTTTGGTATGAACTTTCTGTATTGATGGAGCAAGGCATCGTTGTCCCAATGCCTCCTGGATATCAGCCTTCCTCATCTGTTACAGAAGTTTTAGACGCCATTAAAAGCCTTGACTTCGGTCAACAAATTACCGTACTTCGTAACACTGTAGTTGACATGGGAGTTGATCCTCTCGCCGACTAA
- a CDS encoding HAD-IA family hydrolase, with amino-acid sequence MTAKVIIFDFDGTLANTIDVIVDITNRLALEFGYKQTTQAELEQLKNLSSREIVKHSGISILKLPFLIKKVRAELNKEIKNIKPICEMTGILSELSSMEHRLGIVTSNSKENIVEFLEKNEWQHLFDFIYSGTTLFGKSKVINKLIKQEELNREEIIYIGDETRDIEAARKSNIKAIAVAWGFNSPEVLAQQNPDFLVHQPQELLSAVIALNSYEKFQLNSDFLSQGTLKF; translated from the coding sequence ATGACAGCAAAAGTGATTATTTTTGATTTTGATGGTACATTAGCCAATACAATTGATGTTATTGTTGATATTACAAATCGTTTAGCCTTAGAGTTTGGCTATAAACAAACAACTCAAGCTGAACTTGAACAACTAAAAAACTTGAGTTCCAGAGAAATTGTCAAGCATTCAGGAATATCAATTTTAAAGCTGCCTTTTCTGATTAAAAAAGTTAGAGCCGAACTTAATAAAGAAATTAAGAATATTAAACCAATCTGCGAAATGACAGGCATCTTGAGCGAGTTAAGTTCTATGGAACATCGCTTGGGAATTGTGACATCTAATTCAAAAGAGAATATAGTGGAGTTTCTCGAAAAAAACGAGTGGCAACACTTATTTGATTTTATTTACTCAGGAACAACACTTTTTGGTAAGAGTAAAGTGATTAATAAACTTATCAAACAAGAAGAACTCAATCGAGAAGAAATCATTTACATAGGCGACGAGACAAGAGATATTGAAGCAGCGAGAAAGAGCAACATTAAGGCGATCGCAGTAGCTTGGGGATTCAATTCTCCAGAAGTCTTGGCACAACAGAATCCAGATTTTTTAGTGCATCAACCGCAAGAATTATTATCTGCAGTTATAGCCTTGAATTCTTATGAAAAATTCCAGTTAAATTCTGATTTTTTGAGTCAAGGCACATTGAAGTTTTAG
- a CDS encoding ketosteroid isomerase family protein yields MNPEFLSSTQGSLEHSISIEGITEPTILNYFENLNSANFDATAALFAVDGTLKAPFESPIVGREAIAAYLHQEAQGMILAPTQGIIEPQDDAFKVQVAGKVQTSWCGVNVSWIFLLNQQREILAATVKLLASPQELLNMQRSQSQ; encoded by the coding sequence ATGAACCCTGAATTTCTCTCTTCAACCCAAGGTTCTCTTGAACATTCAATTAGTATTGAAGGTATCACTGAACCAACGATATTAAATTATTTTGAAAATCTAAACTCAGCTAATTTTGATGCAACAGCTGCACTATTTGCTGTTGATGGAACACTCAAAGCGCCTTTTGAATCTCCAATTGTAGGGCGAGAGGCGATCGCTGCTTACCTGCATCAAGAAGCACAAGGCATGATACTTGCACCTACTCAAGGTATAATTGAGCCGCAAGACGACGCATTTAAAGTTCAAGTTGCCGGAAAAGTGCAAACTTCTTGGTGCGGTGTCAACGTTTCTTGGATATTTCTACTCAACCAGCAACGTGAAATTCTTGCGGCTACAGTAAAACTTCTTGCTTCACCTCAGGAATTACTAAATATGCAACGTTCCCAAAGCCAGTGA